A region of Stigmatopora nigra isolate UIUO_SnigA chromosome 6, RoL_Snig_1.1, whole genome shotgun sequence DNA encodes the following proteins:
- the camk2d2 gene encoding calcium/calmodulin-dependent protein kinase type II delta 2 chain isoform X9: MALTICTRFTDEYQLFEELGKGAFSVVRRCVKISSGQEYAAKIINTKKLSARDHQKLEREARICRLLKHPNIVRLHDSISEEGFHYLVFDLVTGGELFEDIVAREYYSEADASHCIQQILESVHHCHVNGIVHRDLKPENLLLASKLKGAAVKLADFGLAIEVQGDQQAWFGFAGTPGYLSPEVLRKDPYGKPVDMWACGVILYILLVGYPPFWDEDQHRLYQQIKAGAYDFPSPEWDTVTPEAKDLINKMLTINPSKRITASEALKHPWICQRSTVASMMHRQETVECLKKFNARRKLKGAILTTLLVTRNFSAKSLLNKKSDGVKEPQTTVIHNPVDGNKESIESANTTIEDEDVKARKQEIIKVTEQLIESINNGDFEAYAKICDPGLTSFEPEALGNLVEGHDFHRFYFENALSKGNKPVHTILLNPHVHLIGENAACIAYIRLTQYMDGSGMPRTMQSEETRVWHRRDGKWQNIHFHRSGSPSIPSH, from the exons ATGGCGTTAACGATCTGCACTAGGTTTACCGACGAATATCAGCTGTTTGAGGAGCTGGGGAA GGGAGCCTTTTCTGTGGTCAGAAGGTGCGTGAAGATCTCTTCTGGCCAAGAGTATGCTGCCAAAATCATCAACACCAAGAAGCTCTCTGCCAGAG ATCATCAAAAGCTGGAGAGAGAGGCGAGAATCTGCCGTTTACTAAAGCACCCCAACATCG TTCGTCTTCATGACAGCATATCAGAGGAGGGATTCCACTATTTGGTTTTTGATCT TGTGACAGGAGGAGAGCTCTTTGAGGACATTGTGGCTCGTGAATACTACAGTGAGGCTGATGCCAG CCACTGCATCCAGCAGATCCTGGAGAGTGTCCATCACTGCCATGTCAACGGGATCGTCCATAGGGATTTAAAG CCTGAGAACCTTCTATTGGCCAGTAAGCTGAAGGGGGCGGCTGTCAAgttagctgactttgggctggCTATCGAGGTGCAGGGGGACCAGCAGGCATGGTTTG GCTTTGCTGGTACCCCAGGGTACTTGTCTCCTGAGGTTTTGAGGAAAGATCCATATGGGAAACCAGTGGATATGTGGGCTTGCG GAGTGATTTTATACATTCTACTGGTGGGTTACCCTCCATTCTGGGATGAAGACCAGCATCGCCTTTACCAACAGATCAAGGCTGGAGCCTATGAC ttCCCATCCCCAGAGTGGGACACTGTAACTCCTGAGGCAAAAGACCTAATCAACAAGATGCTAACCATCAACCCCAGTAAACGTATCACTGCATCAGAGGCCCtcaaacatccctggatctgc CAACGATCCACTGTAGCTTCCATGATGCACAGGCAGGAGACTGTGGAGTGCCTGAAAAAATTCAATGCTAGGAGGAAACTCAAG GGGGCTATTCTGACCACCTTGCTGGTCACAAGAAACTTCTCAG CCAAGAGCCTGCTGAACAAAAAGTCAGATGGCGTTAAG GAACCACAGACGACTGTGATTCACAATCCTGTGGATGGAAACAAG GAGTCTATTGAGAGTGCCAACACCACTATTGAAGACGAGGATGTTAAAG CTCGAAAACAGGAAATAATCAAAGTTACAGAGCAGCTGATTGAATCTATCAATAATGGAGACTTTGAGGCTTATGC GAAGATTTGTGATCCCGGACTGACTTCTTTTGAACCCGAGGCATTGGGAAATCTGGTTGAAGGGCACGACTTTCATCGTTTTTACTTTGAGAATG CCCTGTCTAAAGGGAACAAGCCAGTGCACACCATTCTTCTGAACCCACACGTTCATCTCATCGGGGAGAACGCGGCATGCATCGCCTACATTCGCCTGACCCAGTACATGGATGGCAGCGGCATGCCTCGCACCATGCAGTCAGAAGAAACCCGTGTGTGGCACCGCCGTGACGGCAAGTGGCAGAATATCCACTTCCATCGCTCTGGCTCACCCAGTATTCCCTCCCA TTAA
- the camk2d2 gene encoding calcium/calmodulin-dependent protein kinase type II delta 2 chain isoform X8 gives MALTICTRFTDEYQLFEELGKGAFSVVRRCVKISSGQEYAAKIINTKKLSARDHQKLEREARICRLLKHPNIVRLHDSISEEGFHYLVFDLVTGGELFEDIVAREYYSEADASHCIQQILESVHHCHVNGIVHRDLKPENLLLASKLKGAAVKLADFGLAIEVQGDQQAWFGFAGTPGYLSPEVLRKDPYGKPVDMWACGVILYILLVGYPPFWDEDQHRLYQQIKAGAYDFPSPEWDTVTPEAKDLINKMLTINPSKRITASEALKHPWICQRSTVASMMHRQETVECLKKFNARRKLKGAILTTLLVTRNFSAAKSLLNKKSDGVKEPQTTVIHNPVDGNKESIESANTTIEDEDVKARKQEIIKVTEQLIESINNGDFEAYAKICDPGLTSFEPEALGNLVEGHDFHRFYFENALSKGNKPVHTILLNPHVHLIGENAACIAYIRLTQYMDGSGMPRTMQSEETRVWHRRDGKWQNIHFHRSGSPSIPSH, from the exons ATGGCGTTAACGATCTGCACTAGGTTTACCGACGAATATCAGCTGTTTGAGGAGCTGGGGAA GGGAGCCTTTTCTGTGGTCAGAAGGTGCGTGAAGATCTCTTCTGGCCAAGAGTATGCTGCCAAAATCATCAACACCAAGAAGCTCTCTGCCAGAG ATCATCAAAAGCTGGAGAGAGAGGCGAGAATCTGCCGTTTACTAAAGCACCCCAACATCG TTCGTCTTCATGACAGCATATCAGAGGAGGGATTCCACTATTTGGTTTTTGATCT TGTGACAGGAGGAGAGCTCTTTGAGGACATTGTGGCTCGTGAATACTACAGTGAGGCTGATGCCAG CCACTGCATCCAGCAGATCCTGGAGAGTGTCCATCACTGCCATGTCAACGGGATCGTCCATAGGGATTTAAAG CCTGAGAACCTTCTATTGGCCAGTAAGCTGAAGGGGGCGGCTGTCAAgttagctgactttgggctggCTATCGAGGTGCAGGGGGACCAGCAGGCATGGTTTG GCTTTGCTGGTACCCCAGGGTACTTGTCTCCTGAGGTTTTGAGGAAAGATCCATATGGGAAACCAGTGGATATGTGGGCTTGCG GAGTGATTTTATACATTCTACTGGTGGGTTACCCTCCATTCTGGGATGAAGACCAGCATCGCCTTTACCAACAGATCAAGGCTGGAGCCTATGAC ttCCCATCCCCAGAGTGGGACACTGTAACTCCTGAGGCAAAAGACCTAATCAACAAGATGCTAACCATCAACCCCAGTAAACGTATCACTGCATCAGAGGCCCtcaaacatccctggatctgc CAACGATCCACTGTAGCTTCCATGATGCACAGGCAGGAGACTGTGGAGTGCCTGAAAAAATTCAATGCTAGGAGGAAACTCAAG GGGGCTATTCTGACCACCTTGCTGGTCACAAGAAACTTCTCAG CAGCCAAGAGCCTGCTGAACAAAAAGTCAGATGGCGTTAAG GAACCACAGACGACTGTGATTCACAATCCTGTGGATGGAAACAAG GAGTCTATTGAGAGTGCCAACACCACTATTGAAGACGAGGATGTTAAAG CTCGAAAACAGGAAATAATCAAAGTTACAGAGCAGCTGATTGAATCTATCAATAATGGAGACTTTGAGGCTTATGC GAAGATTTGTGATCCCGGACTGACTTCTTTTGAACCCGAGGCATTGGGAAATCTGGTTGAAGGGCACGACTTTCATCGTTTTTACTTTGAGAATG CCCTGTCTAAAGGGAACAAGCCAGTGCACACCATTCTTCTGAACCCACACGTTCATCTCATCGGGGAGAACGCGGCATGCATCGCCTACATTCGCCTGACCCAGTACATGGATGGCAGCGGCATGCCTCGCACCATGCAGTCAGAAGAAACCCGTGTGTGGCACCGCCGTGACGGCAAGTGGCAGAATATCCACTTCCATCGCTCTGGCTCACCCAGTATTCCCTCCCA TTAA
- the camk2d2 gene encoding calcium/calmodulin-dependent protein kinase type II delta 2 chain isoform X7: protein MALTICTRFTDEYQLFEELGKGAFSVVRRCVKISSGQEYAAKIINTKKLSARDHQKLEREARICRLLKHPNIVRLHDSISEEGFHYLVFDLVTGGELFEDIVAREYYSEADASHCIQQILESVHHCHVNGIVHRDLKPENLLLASKLKGAAVKLADFGLAIEVQGDQQAWFGFAGTPGYLSPEVLRKDPYGKPVDMWACGVILYILLVGYPPFWDEDQHRLYQQIKAGAYDFPSPEWDTVTPEAKDLINKMLTINPSKRITASEALKHPWICQRSTVASMMHRQETVECLKKFNARRKLKGAILTTLLVTRNFSAKSLLNKKSDGVKVNNKANTATSPKDTGPAPALEPQTTVIHNPVDGNKESIESANTTIEDEDVKARKQEIIKVTEQLIESINNGDFEAYAKICDPGLTSFEPEALGNLVEGHDFHRFYFENALSKGNKPVHTILLNPHVHLIGENAACIAYIRLTQYMDGSGMPRTMQSEETRVWHRRDGKWQNIHFHRSGSPSIPSH from the exons ATGGCGTTAACGATCTGCACTAGGTTTACCGACGAATATCAGCTGTTTGAGGAGCTGGGGAA GGGAGCCTTTTCTGTGGTCAGAAGGTGCGTGAAGATCTCTTCTGGCCAAGAGTATGCTGCCAAAATCATCAACACCAAGAAGCTCTCTGCCAGAG ATCATCAAAAGCTGGAGAGAGAGGCGAGAATCTGCCGTTTACTAAAGCACCCCAACATCG TTCGTCTTCATGACAGCATATCAGAGGAGGGATTCCACTATTTGGTTTTTGATCT TGTGACAGGAGGAGAGCTCTTTGAGGACATTGTGGCTCGTGAATACTACAGTGAGGCTGATGCCAG CCACTGCATCCAGCAGATCCTGGAGAGTGTCCATCACTGCCATGTCAACGGGATCGTCCATAGGGATTTAAAG CCTGAGAACCTTCTATTGGCCAGTAAGCTGAAGGGGGCGGCTGTCAAgttagctgactttgggctggCTATCGAGGTGCAGGGGGACCAGCAGGCATGGTTTG GCTTTGCTGGTACCCCAGGGTACTTGTCTCCTGAGGTTTTGAGGAAAGATCCATATGGGAAACCAGTGGATATGTGGGCTTGCG GAGTGATTTTATACATTCTACTGGTGGGTTACCCTCCATTCTGGGATGAAGACCAGCATCGCCTTTACCAACAGATCAAGGCTGGAGCCTATGAC ttCCCATCCCCAGAGTGGGACACTGTAACTCCTGAGGCAAAAGACCTAATCAACAAGATGCTAACCATCAACCCCAGTAAACGTATCACTGCATCAGAGGCCCtcaaacatccctggatctgc CAACGATCCACTGTAGCTTCCATGATGCACAGGCAGGAGACTGTGGAGTGCCTGAAAAAATTCAATGCTAGGAGGAAACTCAAG GGGGCTATTCTGACCACCTTGCTGGTCACAAGAAACTTCTCAG CCAAGAGCCTGCTGAACAAAAAGTCAGATGGCGTTAAG GTAAACAACAAAGCAAACACAGCGACCAGTCCTAAAGACACTGGCCCTGCCCCTGCACTG GAACCACAGACGACTGTGATTCACAATCCTGTGGATGGAAACAAG GAGTCTATTGAGAGTGCCAACACCACTATTGAAGACGAGGATGTTAAAG CTCGAAAACAGGAAATAATCAAAGTTACAGAGCAGCTGATTGAATCTATCAATAATGGAGACTTTGAGGCTTATGC GAAGATTTGTGATCCCGGACTGACTTCTTTTGAACCCGAGGCATTGGGAAATCTGGTTGAAGGGCACGACTTTCATCGTTTTTACTTTGAGAATG CCCTGTCTAAAGGGAACAAGCCAGTGCACACCATTCTTCTGAACCCACACGTTCATCTCATCGGGGAGAACGCGGCATGCATCGCCTACATTCGCCTGACCCAGTACATGGATGGCAGCGGCATGCCTCGCACCATGCAGTCAGAAGAAACCCGTGTGTGGCACCGCCGTGACGGCAAGTGGCAGAATATCCACTTCCATCGCTCTGGCTCACCCAGTATTCCCTCCCA TTAA